The window CttttgaaaagttcaaagagtttaAGGCTGAAGTTGAGAATCAATTAGGTAAACACATAAAGGCCATTCGATTTGATTGAGGTGGCGAATACCTTCTTGGGGATTTCAGGGACTACTTAATTCAAAATGGGATTGTATCCCAATTAACTGCTCTTGGAACTCCCCAATAGAATGGTGTAGCAGAAAGAAGGAATAGGACTTTTTTAGAAATGGTTAGGTCCATGATGAGTTTCTCAActttatcagtttttttttttgggatatagATTAAAAACTGCAATgcatattttgaatttagtttcATCAAAATCTGTTCCCAACACACCCAAGGAATTGTGGAGTGGGCGCAAGCCTAGTATGAGATACCTCCACATTTGGGGATGTCTAGTACATGTGTTGAAAGGGAAGTCTGATAAGTTGGAAGCAAAAACAGAAGTATGCATGTTTTTAGGGTATTCAAAGGAAACTAAGAGTTATCTATTCTATAATCATAAAGATAACGAAGTGTTTGTTAGTACCAATGCCAAGTTTTTGGAGGATGATTATGTGAATAATTTTAGTCCTAGAAGTAAAGTTGTCTTGGTTGAAATAGATGAACCTGTAATTGAACAATCAATGCATGAAACTAGGGATAATGTGGATGTATTAGATACACCACAAGACATTACTCATGAGATGACTAGTACACAGGTGCCTCGTTGTAGTAGGAGAATTGTTCGGCCTCTTATAAGATTTATAGGTTTCGGAGAAACTTATGAAGCTATCCCAGAAGAGGCTGAATTGGATCCCTACTCTTATGAAGAGGCAATGAGTGATATAGATACACATCAGTTCAAGCTATGGAATCTGAATTGGATTTTATGTATTCCAATCAAGTATAGGATCTTGTAAAGGCACCTAACGGCATTAAACCTATaggttgcaaatgggtttacaagaggaagagagggatagatggaaaggttgaaacctttaaagtAAGATTAGTGGCGAAAGAgtatacacaaaaagaaggtATTGATTATGATGAAACTTTTTCGCCAGTAGCCATGCTTAAATCTATCAGAATTCTCTTATCCACTACTTctcattatgattatgagatttggcaaatggatgtcaagactacatttcttaatggcaatcttgaagaagaaatctatatgatgcaaccagaaggtttcatagcaaagaaccaaTAACATATGATATGCAAGTTGAATAggtccatttatggacttaagcaagcatctaggtcatggaacatcagatttgatcaagcaatcaagtcatttggttttgaacaaaatcttgatgaaccaTATGTGTACAAAAAACATCGAGATAAAGTAGTAATGTTCCTAGTgttttatgttgatgatatcctACTCATTGGAAATGATGTAAGGGTAATGTCATCAGTAAAAGTTTGGTTGTCaagccaatttgatatgaaagacTAAGGTGAAGCTAACTTTATTCTAGAGATCAAGCTCTGGCGAGATCGCAAGAATAGGATGTTAGGTTTATCACAAACTGGGTATATAGATAAGTTTCTAGAACAGTTTAGcatgcaaaactccaagaaaTGATTACTTCCTTTTAGACATGGAGTTCCTCTGTCTGATGATCAAAGGCCTAAgactcaagaagaagaaaatatgacGAGACAAGTTCCTTATGCTTCTGCAGTGGGAAAtctcatgtatgccatgcttTATACTAGACCAGATATTTGCTATTCAGTTGGCATGGTCAGCcgatatcaatcaaatccaGGACCAAAACATTGGCAAGCTGTAAAGCATATTTTCAAGTATCTACGAAGAACGAgagattatatgcttgtttatCGGTGTGAGGATTTGATTCCCATTGGCTATACATATTCAAACTTTCAGTCAAATCTAGATTTCAGAAAATCCACCTCAGGATGCGTATTCACCTTGGGAGGTGGACCCATAAGTTGGAGGAGTACTAAGCAATCTTGTAGTGCGGACTCCACCATGGAAGCTGAATATGTTGTTGCTTGTAAAGCGGCAAAAGAAGCTGTATggctcaagaaattcctttctGATCTTGGTGTAATGAgaatggagcaagttcccatCACATTGTTTTACAACAATAATGGAGCAGTTGCACAATCCAAAGATCTAAGAAATCAtaagaaaggaaagcacattGTTCGAGACATTGTTGCTTGTGGAGATGTAGTGGTTGCAAAGATTGAAAGTGCAAATAATCTAGCAGATTCTTTTACCAAAGCCTTGCCTCAAAGGACTTTCGAGTCACATTTGGAGTGAATGGGAGTTAGATTAGTGCACAATAGTCTTTAGGGCAAGTGGaagattgttaggattagtgcccttaaatcctattgtaagATGTTATGTATGTTATTATGTATGGCTTAATGTCgtgattaataaagtttctttattattatctaaaataatggtaatatGAATATTcagacattatcatatagttcatgagatgcatagtatgtgatttagtcacagaagatatagatcacaagttctttgtaaacttagaattttggttcgtagtcggtgatgaaattgggtatttcatctgtgaagactataacatatcaactaagatgatttgtcttgatcatggaagtggagacttttagttgatatattgatatgttttaagagttaagacatattgaactagaccattgtgagatttattattctcttaactattgtcaaatgaataataaatctcatgacttctatTGGCATGAACTCTTAAttctgagagaataatggacctgattaTGGAGTGtaggttgttttgatatattaggagtgagatctaaagtaacggtcaaaacctcagtatgttgggcagccacatttagtgttgatggaacatatattctcaagatggaattcatagtctcttaacggagatataaaatattctcttgagataagtttcATCGGTTTAGTTATTCAgagagttaggcctaaccactttagtaagaaattactaaagtatatatttatgaaattggatttcataaatatataatgaataacttaaaggattaaactgggtactcaaggattaagatgtagtaatcttcaaagtggcagtctacattcatgactCTGGATTactatgaattttttatgaaggggttgcatgtataataaagtcttggaatataatttattaataaggcctagaatgcaattatatttatatcattgttaTTAAATCCGTTTCGTTCCGTTCCAGCTGGAATGACCAGAATTTCTCGTACTGGGATGCAATCCAGAACGGTAATACCACTCGTTCCACCTCGGGTCCAATTCCGGCCAGTTTTGGATTATTCCGGCCATTCCGGCAAATTTCGGTCAGTTTCGGCCAAAAATGTAAATTTCGGCTGGTAccattttttagaagaaaaaataggaaaaaagaaaaaagaaatatccCTAAACTGATAAACTCGTTACTTAGCACAGCATGTCATTACCTAGCGTCGAtcgcctaaaaaaaaaacccagccatCCCAGAGGTcaccccttcttcttcttttttgctcCGTCTCAGACTCTGCCAGTTTGCTCTTCTTTCGTTTTTTACTTTAGTTTTCGCTTGTCaagtttttgctttgttttatatTTGTGTTTGCCTGGTAGACTTTTAGTTTGCTGACCCCACCCATGTGACAAAGTTttggaaatgacaaaactcaaaaaGCTGACAAAAGAGTTTGATTTCAAACATATATTTATTGAGTCTTACCTGTTCCAacgtgagatatatatatatatatatatatatatatatatatatatatatatacttattatattgtttttagttgttatttttcattatttaattacatatttatgttttaatattctAAAACGGTATTTgttatgtaataactaaatgaCTTGTGTTATTTGAAGTTTACTTATttggatcaataattttatattgtataagaaaatataaatatatattatttttaatttttttagaaaacccGAGGCACCTTGAAACGGTCCACCGAAATAGACCGGTACCTAAATATTCCGTTTCACTAGATAAATTGAAACAGGGTCCAaaacggtattcataacattgatTTATATAGTGATATCAAATATAATTAAttgtaactttggacttgtcaaaagttgacaaaaaagcccaaggcccgttggagctagtgtcttattggttccttttggtcccactccaagccacacactaaaaCCCAATTAGAAATGCCAAATAGGCCAGcttaattagataatcagttagttataaagggagaaacatacagaattttattttaaaagagaCATCATTGTGAAATGGTGTGTATATGTGAGTGAAACCACTCAATTATTCTTCATTGGAAACTGATTGAGATACTACACTTCTTGGGTgtaaagtggaattggagtgaagattaaaagtattcccaaatacttctaatcttttgttttgaatttcactgcaccAGGGTATGCtatcttgttcttaaattttgaaatttacatagtgcatgttatcaatcatgaatgaaatagatccatatttgttgttttcgctgtgtgttttgtatgagatacaaaactaGATTTTCCAACATGGTCTCCCCCAGTACCTGAAAAGAAGATCCAACTTTCAAAATGAtataaaagaagggaaaaggaaaggtaaaATTGCATAAGTACACTATCTGGACGAGTTTGTGGATATGACGACCCACAACCTTGTTAGAGGACATGCCAGAGAAGACCCTAAGCTCCTCAGTAGTGAAAGCATCTTGTGCCCTCGTCAGCGCAAGGCCAGCGTCGTCCCAAATGCTAGATGAACGAGAATCAGCCTTATCTTTCCCCTTGTCGGCCATGCGTTGCTTCTTCAAGCGTAGAGTGATCTCTTCAACTAGGGTAGCTGGAGAAGTTGTCCTCGTTGTTTTAGTGACAAGAGTAGCTAGAGTAATGAAGACCCCCTTCTCCATAACACACACCACCCTCTTCCCGAGATTGGAAAAGGGCTCGTTCTTCTTGGTCCTCATTTTTGCATACATCCCCtagttgaaagaaagaaaaagggaatGACAATGACGAACTAAGTAAATGCTTACTATTCTTCTCCTCAATCTCTATGGTGTGCAGGACGTAAGCAGAAGGCTCCGGACCAAGGCAGTGAAGAGCTAAAGTGCGTGGGTCGACTAGGTTGTCAAAGTCGTCAATTGTCTTTGCATTCTCTATAGTCGCCTCGATGTGTTGCCTGTACCTTCTCTTGAGCTTTGGCTACCTTTCAACTGTGCAAGAGACAACAAATAGGAGAGTTAGTGACGATAAAAATGTATACAAAAGAATGAATGACGGATTGGCAGAAAAGACGGTGCACCTAGACTCGGGGTTCTCCATTGACAAAGCAACCTAGGGACGTCACCCCAAATTTCATCAGAAGGAGTCTCCCACTCATCCCCAGACACAAAAAAGAATTGGGATTTCCAATATCTGAATGATGAGGGCAGGTCCTTGACGATCCTAGCCTTCCTCACCCAAGGCACCAGTTCATAGTA of the Quercus robur chromosome 10, dhQueRobu3.1, whole genome shotgun sequence genome contains:
- the LOC126704185 gene encoding secreted RxLR effector protein 161-like encodes the protein MTRQVPYASAVGNLMYAMLYTRPDICYSVGMVSRYQSNPGPKHWQAVKHIFKYLRRTRDYMLVYRCEDLIPIGYTYSNFQSNLDFRKSTSGCVFTLGGGPISWRSTKQSCSADSTMEAEYVVACKAAKEAVWLKKFLSDLGVMRMEQVPITLFYNNNGAVAQSKDLRNHKKGKHIVRDIVACGDVVVAKIESANNLADSFTKALPQRTFESHLE